The nucleotide window TGGTCACTAACTGGTGCTTATCATCAACAACAATGTCGCGAACACCACAGTTCACGTGCTCGCCACCCATTTTATTAATGGCGCTGGCAACTTCGCCGTCATTACCAATAGTCACTTTTACACCCTTGCCGTATATGTGCGGCAACAAGACAGGTGAAATACACATATAGCCCGCAGGTTTCTTCGCTTCAATAAAGGCTTTACCAACCTTCAACACTTGGTCATTTACCGTCATATCAGCACCTTTAACGGCAAAGTCGCAGAAGTTTTTGGCAACACCAAAGCCGCCTGGCAATATCAACGCGTCAAATTCTGCTGAATCTAAATCAGTTAAAGGTTTGACCTCACCGCGGGTAATACGTGCTGCTTCTTCCAGAACATTGCGCTTATCACCGCTTTCCTCACCCTTAAGATGGTTAATGGTGTGCATTTGCTCAATGTCCGGCGCAAAGCACTCGTAGCTGGCACCCTGCTTTGCTATGTGCAATAGGGTTAATACAGCTTCGTTCACTTCCGCTCCGTCAAAAACACCGGAGCCGGATAAAATAACTGCTACTTTTTTCATAGTCGAAACCTCCTGTCCGCTACTTAAAATTCGCTTTAATCCAGTTTAATGTGCGCGTCGTTTTCATCGCGCCACTTCCACTCATTCTCAAGTGTAGCGGTTGGTTGCAGCATGGCAAAATCTAACCGACGTATGGGCTCAGAAGACTTAATGCGAGTAGGAAAGTCCGGATTCGCTAACGACGTTTTCGCCATGGCCAATAAAGCATTAGGATAGTGCGCCGCAACATGCTCATAGTTTTTCTCGCTAATACCACCATTTACAATTAACGGAATGTCCGAAAACTCCTGCACAATGTCGCCCAATGACTTTTTACTGCCGCCTTTAAATGGCTTACGCATTACGTCTGTGTCTGTTGTGTGAATGTAATCCACACCAGCTTTTTCCATCGACTTCACCACTTTTATCATGGCGTCTTCGCCTTCCGGCCACTGATAATCCGAGTCAGTCACGGTAATTTGGCTTAAACGTACACCGACAACGAAGTCATCGCCTGCGGCAGATTTCGCAGCCTTAACGACTAACTCCAGAAAATGCATACGTTTTGCCATCTCTCCGCCCCACTGGTCAGGACG belongs to Idiomarina sp. PL1-037 and includes:
- the elbB gene encoding isoprenoid biosynthesis glyoxalase ElbB, with protein sequence MKKVAVILSGSGVFDGAEVNEAVLTLLHIAKQGASYECFAPDIEQMHTINHLKGEESGDKRNVLEEAARITRGEVKPLTDLDSAEFDALILPGGFGVAKNFCDFAVKGADMTVNDQVLKVGKAFIEAKKPAGYMCISPVLLPHIYGKGVKVTIGNDGEVASAINKMGGEHVNCGVRDIVVDDKHQLVTTPAYMLAENLPDAEEGISKLVEKVLYMAA